Part of the Desulforegula conservatrix Mb1Pa genome is shown below.
GGTCGTTGGGGCAAATGTACATGCATGCAGTTTTTTCTCCGCCTTTGCAGCCGTCACATTTTTCTGCAATTACAAAACTTGGCATTTAAAAAACCTCCCTGATTTCGTTGAATATTTCATTCAACACTGTTAGTAACAGAGACGCTTGGAGTTCCTCCAGCGCCTTCCCTCACAAAACAAAAAACGTTATCGGCCAACCCGACCGTTTTTATCCTTCTTCATTATTTCCATCAGTATTTTAGGCTTTTTCCATCGCTGTGCAGCTTAGGTAGCCCACTGATTTTATTTGCGAAATGAAAAATTTTACTTAAATTTCAGCCATATATACTGATACAAATTAAGGTGCGACGTTAACACCCGTCCCCCCCCTTGTCAAGTAATTTTGACACCATGTTTTACCCCGGAAACAAACCGTTACGATGTTATCCCAGCACTTTCCATATTTTGAGACAAAGCCTGAAAGCCATACTAAATATGGTTTTCTGACATCAAGAACGCTAACACTGTTTTTATATCTATACAGTTTTACGGGTTGCGCTTTGCCCGATACTTTTATAAAGGAGGCTGTATCTTTTTTTATTTTCAACTTAATAAGATTTTGATGAGGTTTATATGCAAGAAGATTTCTTAAGGCCAATCAACCCTGAAGATGAAATACCTTTTGTCTGCTTATATGACAAAAACTGCCCCAATCTCTGCTGCATAGACCCCAATCAGTGCATGACCCCATACGATATCATACGCCTGAAGAATCATTTCAAAATGTCTTCATCCAGTTTTCTGGCCAAATACACCATGCAGCATATAGGCCCTGAATCAGGTCTGCCAATGGTCACACTCAAGCCAGATAATTTCGAAAAAAAGGCCTGCCCCTTCCTCACTGAAAACGGCTGCGGAGTTTATAAAGACAGACCAGGATCATGCAGACTCTATCCGCTTGCAAGAGGGGTTTCAAGAAGCCGTGAAACCGGAGAAATACGTGAATTCTATGCCCTCATCGAAGAGCCTCACTGCCGAGGCATAAATCAGAAAAGCGGCATTACCGTAAAAGAATGGATAAAACGTCAGGAAATTTCAAAATTCAATGAATTGAATGATCTCCTAATGGAAATAATAGGCATGAAAAATGTTTACATGCCTGGTCAGGCAGACGAAAATTTCAGGCGCCGTTTTTTCATGGTCTGCTATGACATTGACACATTCAGAGCCAACATAAGACTTAAAAATATCCTTGGTGACTTTGCGTTAAAGGTAAGCCCGGAAATGCTTGAAAAGGCTGAAACAGATG
Proteins encoded:
- a CDS encoding YkgJ family cysteine cluster protein, producing the protein MQEDFLRPINPEDEIPFVCLYDKNCPNLCCIDPNQCMTPYDIIRLKNHFKMSSSSFLAKYTMQHIGPESGLPMVTLKPDNFEKKACPFLTENGCGVYKDRPGSCRLYPLARGVSRSRETGEIREFYALIEEPHCRGINQKSGITVKEWIKRQEISKFNELNDLLMEIIGMKNVYMPGQADENFRRRFFMVCYDIDTFRANIRLKNILGDFALKVSPEMLEKAETDDEILLRIGLDWLKDTFFMQVNI